Proteins from one Deinococcus actinosclerus genomic window:
- a CDS encoding glycosyltransferase produces MAWVRAYRTVTAVWLLGKALTLAVNAVTFPRLRPAPVPPGGPRVSILIPARNEAANLPVTLPGVLAQGAHEVLVLDDRSDDGTGDVARHLGARVIPGAARPDGWHGKPWACQQLLRAASGDILIFTDADVTWHPGALGGLLRELHASGADLLSVQPRQSNVTPGERLLTPLVDAAVLSYFPFPLLRMTPPHPLATIANGQVMAYRRAALTRVGGYAAVRDQVLEDTVMARRLGQLGLRVSTVMGQACIGVRMYRSYPDSVAGFGKNALPIHLNSRAFMLASVALHVAGHTLPWLLPLPNRNALRAASLLERLAVNLIAGRRTPADLAEGLLGPVTPLLALPVMVRALRRRVSWKGREYRQ; encoded by the coding sequence CTGGCCTGGGTGCGGGCGTACCGCACGGTCACGGCCGTGTGGCTGCTCGGCAAGGCGCTGACGCTGGCCGTGAACGCCGTGACCTTCCCCCGCCTGCGCCCGGCCCCCGTGCCGCCGGGGGGGCCGCGCGTGTCCATCCTGATTCCCGCGCGCAACGAGGCGGCGAACCTCCCCGTCACGCTGCCCGGCGTGCTCGCGCAGGGCGCGCACGAGGTGCTCGTGCTGGACGACCGCAGCGACGACGGTACGGGCGACGTGGCCCGCCACCTGGGTGCCCGCGTCATTCCCGGCGCGGCGCGGCCGGACGGCTGGCACGGCAAGCCCTGGGCGTGCCAGCAGCTCCTGCGGGCCGCGAGCGGCGACATTCTGATCTTCACGGACGCGGACGTCACGTGGCATCCGGGCGCGCTGGGCGGCCTGCTGCGCGAACTGCACGCGTCGGGCGCGGACCTGCTGAGCGTGCAGCCGCGCCAGTCGAACGTCACGCCCGGCGAGCGGCTGCTCACGCCCCTGGTGGACGCCGCCGTGCTGTCGTACTTCCCGTTCCCGCTGCTGCGCATGACCCCGCCTCACCCGCTGGCGACCATCGCCAACGGGCAGGTCATGGCGTACCGCCGCGCCGCGCTGACCCGCGTGGGCGGGTACGCCGCCGTGCGGGATCAGGTGCTGGAGGACACCGTCATGGCCCGCAGGCTGGGTCAGCTGGGCCTGCGGGTCTCCACCGTCATGGGTCAGGCGTGCATCGGCGTGCGGATGTACCGCTCGTACCCGGACTCCGTGGCGGGCTTCGGGAAGAACGCCCTGCCCATCCACCTGAACTCGCGGGCGTTCATGCTGGCCAGCGTGGCGCTGCACGTCGCGGGGCACACGCTGCCGTGGCTGCTGCCCCTGCCGAACCGCAACGCGCTGCGCGCCGCGAGCCTGCTGGAACGGCTGGCCGTGAACCTCATCGCGGGCCGCCGCACGCCCGCCGATCTGGCCGAGGGGCTGCTGGGGCCGGTCACACCGCTGCTGGCCTTGCCGGTCATGGTGCGCGCCCTGCGCCGCCGCGTGAGCTGGAAGGGCCGCGAGTACCGGCAGTGA
- a CDS encoding phytoene desaturase family protein, with protein MRRTPQHVAVIGAGFAGLAAALRLARAGARVTVLDALDGPGGKAALGMTAFSSGPTVVTMPQVFRALHARLELPLPELSAARPTTTYHAPGGRLFAPEALHVAGSLEPTLAQLSRPEGRRYAALLASSRRMYLDAQDTFLFAPPPGPARLARYALTRGRRAAPLSPLHRHVRSGPFMTPFWLRFATYLGADPYRAPAVLHNIAWVELGYGVWHLRGGLLDLARTLHAQAEALGVRFEFGTRVTSLSAHGGLILGAHTSQGAFAADAWVSAADRALTLSWLGGTEKPTPRGVSGFALQLQLSEDRGQAHHIFWPAEYAREWRDIRAGRLPRDPTLYLHLDGTRGFLLVNAPPDPGVTDRPEEYGAWLLGRLQERLRDTPAGPLPVADWRALSPAEYARTAKGGALYGRAPHGLTGSLRPGWQLPHARNLAQVGGTVHPGGGVPLSVLSGWNGAGQLLGLKFDDLDGRQVPQGTEVWEF; from the coding sequence GTGAGGCGCACGCCGCAGCATGTCGCGGTGATCGGCGCGGGCTTCGCGGGGCTGGCGGCGGCGCTGCGGCTGGCCCGGGCGGGCGCGCGGGTGACGGTGCTGGACGCACTGGACGGCCCCGGCGGGAAGGCCGCGCTGGGCATGACGGCGTTCTCCAGCGGACCGACGGTGGTGACGATGCCGCAGGTGTTCCGCGCGCTGCACGCCCGCCTGGAGCTGCCCCTGCCGGAGCTGAGCGCGGCGCGGCCCACCACGACGTACCACGCGCCGGGCGGGCGGCTGTTCGCGCCCGAGGCGCTGCACGTCGCGGGCAGCCTGGAACCGACGCTGGCGCAGCTCTCCCGCCCCGAGGGACGGCGCTACGCGGCGCTGCTCGCGTCGTCCCGGCGGATGTACCTGGACGCGCAGGACACGTTCCTGTTCGCGCCGCCGCCCGGCCCGGCCCGGCTGGCCCGCTACGCGCTGACCCGGGGTCGGCGGGCCGCGCCGCTGTCCCCGCTGCACCGCCACGTGCGCTCGGGGCCGTTCATGACGCCGTTCTGGCTGCGCTTCGCCACGTACCTGGGCGCCGACCCCTACCGCGCGCCGGCCGTGCTGCACAACATCGCGTGGGTGGAACTCGGGTACGGCGTGTGGCACCTGCGTGGCGGCCTGCTGGATCTGGCGCGCACCCTGCACGCGCAGGCCGAGGCGCTGGGCGTGCGCTTCGAGTTCGGCACGCGCGTCACCAGCCTCAGCGCGCACGGGGGCCTGATCCTGGGCGCGCACACCAGTCAGGGCGCCTTCGCGGCGGACGCCTGGGTGAGTGCCGCCGACCGGGCCCTGACGCTCTCCTGGCTGGGGGGCACTGAGAAACCCACCCCGCGCGGCGTGAGCGGCTTCGCGCTGCAACTCCAGCTCTCGGAGGACCGGGGGCAGGCGCACCACATCTTCTGGCCTGCCGAGTACGCCCGCGAGTGGCGCGACATCCGCGCCGGGCGCCTGCCGCGCGACCCGACGCTGTACCTGCACCTGGACGGCACGCGGGGGTTCCTGCTCGTGAACGCCCCGCCCGACCCGGGCGTCACCGACCGCCCCGAGGAGTACGGCGCGTGGCTGCTGGGCCGCCTCCAGGAGCGGCTGCGAGACACCCCGGCCGGCCCGCTCCCGGTGGCCGACTGGCGGGCCCTTTCCCCGGCGGAGTACGCCCGCACCGCGAAGGGCGGCGCGCTGTACGGCCGCGCCCCGCACGGCCTGACCGGCAGCCTGCGCCCCGGCTGGCAGCTGCCACACGCCCGCAATCTGGCGCAGGTAGGCGGCACCGTCCATCCCGGCGGCGGCGTGCCCCTGAGCGTCCTGAGCGGCTGGAACGGCGCCGGGCAGCTGCTGGGCCTGAAGTTCGACGACCTCGACGGCCGTCAGGTGCCCCAGGGGACGGAGGTCTGGGAGTTCTGA
- a CDS encoding cytochrome P450, with product MNRADFRVLPEPPTRAGNGHLQDWALAPLPLIEEGAARARAAGGDVFRLRLGLPAVVGVGAAWNRAVLTDLGTFRSAGSLSRIVPYLSGGVILSDAPGHAGRRSLMNPGFGRAHLLALQARTRAALPGVPEGEFDALAWADGAVLRLLNAAYFSGEFDEGLLHAFLAPLRRPFPVPAIPRPLLFVRVDAEVRRLAHARLRGRGHDDLLAVLAPLPGGLEEVRVSLAAAHDTTTHALAYAIWFLARHPEWHAPGHHSAVLKEVLRLFPPGWMGSRRLSRDLIWGGVRLPRGALALYSPYLSGRDPAVWDRPAEFDPGRWAHKPPAWAYLPFGGGERLCLGMHLAQMLIHDALAALPPLRAVRGNATPLPGLTLGPRGPLVVTRAPERSGTGPA from the coding sequence TTGAACCGCGCCGACTTCCGTGTCCTGCCTGAGCCGCCGACCCGTGCGGGGAACGGGCACCTGCAGGACTGGGCCCTCGCGCCGCTGCCGCTGATCGAGGAGGGCGCGGCGCGGGCGCGCGCGGCGGGTGGGGACGTGTTCCGGTTGCGGCTGGGCCTCCCGGCGGTGGTGGGGGTGGGGGCGGCGTGGAACCGGGCGGTACTGACGGACCTGGGCACGTTCCGCAGTGCGGGGAGCCTGTCGCGGATCGTGCCGTACCTGTCGGGCGGGGTGATCCTGTCGGACGCACCGGGGCACGCGGGGCGGCGCTCTCTGATGAATCCGGGCTTCGGGCGGGCGCACCTGCTGGCCTTGCAGGCGCGGACGCGGGCGGCGCTGCCGGGGGTGCCGGAGGGGGAGTTCGATGCGCTGGCCTGGGCGGACGGCGCGGTGCTGCGGCTGCTGAACGCGGCGTACTTCAGCGGGGAGTTCGATGAGGGCCTGCTGCACGCGTTCCTGGCGCCGCTGCGCCGCCCGTTCCCGGTGCCCGCCATTCCGCGTCCACTGCTGTTCGTGCGGGTCGATGCGGAGGTGCGCCGCCTCGCGCACGCCCGCCTGCGGGGGCGCGGCCACGACGACCTGCTGGCGGTGCTGGCCCCACTGCCGGGCGGGCTGGAGGAGGTGCGGGTGTCGCTGGCCGCCGCGCACGACACGACCACGCACGCGCTGGCGTACGCGATCTGGTTCCTGGCCCGTCATCCCGAGTGGCACGCGCCCGGGCATCACTCAGCGGTGCTGAAGGAGGTGCTGCGCCTGTTCCCGCCGGGCTGGATGGGCAGCCGCCGCCTGAGCCGCGACCTCATCTGGGGGGGCGTGCGGCTCCCGCGCGGAGCGCTGGCACTGTACTCCCCGTACCTGTCGGGGCGGGACCCGGCGGTGTGGGACCGCCCCGCCGAGTTCGATCCGGGCCGCTGGGCGCACAAACCCCCGGCCTGGGCGTACCTGCCGTTCGGCGGTGGGGAGCGGCTGTGCCTGGGCATGCACCTCGCACAGATGCTCATTCACGATGCGCTGGCGGCGCTGCCGCCGCTGCGGGCGGTACGGGGGAACGCGACGCCGCTGCCGGGCCTGACGCTGGGTCCGCGCGGGCCGCTGGTGGTGACGCGCGCCCCGGAACGCTCCGGAACCGGGCCAGCGTAG
- a CDS encoding carboxypeptidase-like regulatory domain-containing protein: MRRTLMTLTLLLCGSALAAGPKSALVDAAFIDGAQIVNGSPELAEFAGALRTVASEAGGSCTKSEFVVWDSVPDLEGSFRQVLGSLGYTYSELSASDDQDGRFVAFKLTRGAAALSGIWADSDGTTLLGWCTLKLSAPVAAPAALTPTTPAKPAAPAAPTRTPAPAAPAPTVKPPAPKRGFVTGLVLDTQGRPLAGAEVFIVGTTFTQGQRTSFTAISGKDGTYAIRVPDGRYHASASVKRTLGGASFTLPLHPESGSLNTEVDSSEGGNLNFRWRLTGSKPGGGKDWDDYYGASVDLSYCGLPAKAYCNERYAEVIRTAAPGGSEVTLTFTPQGALIDGTAGRPVVMTFRAAPLSPPGGYPYTDPNGGGRTTLGQGWAYHGENFNDLPLGVYTVSAVATTPDGRRVPLKLGLTDSDVEHATVTLRWASYDVSGGLKQLRVYVRD, from the coding sequence ATGCGCCGAACCCTGATGACCCTGACCCTTCTGCTGTGCGGCTCGGCCCTGGCGGCCGGACCGAAGTCCGCGCTGGTGGACGCGGCGTTCATTGACGGCGCGCAGATCGTGAACGGCTCGCCGGAACTCGCGGAGTTCGCCGGGGCGCTGCGCACGGTCGCGTCGGAGGCGGGGGGCAGCTGCACGAAGAGCGAGTTCGTGGTGTGGGATTCCGTGCCGGACCTGGAGGGCAGTTTCCGGCAGGTGCTGGGCAGCCTGGGGTACACGTACTCGGAGCTGAGCGCCAGTGACGATCAGGACGGCCGGTTCGTGGCGTTCAAGCTGACCAGGGGCGCGGCGGCGCTGTCGGGCATCTGGGCGGACAGTGACGGCACGACCCTGCTGGGCTGGTGCACGCTGAAACTCAGTGCGCCGGTGGCGGCCCCGGCGGCGCTCACGCCCACCACGCCCGCGAAACCGGCCGCGCCGGCCGCGCCCACGCGTACCCCGGCGCCAGCCGCGCCCGCCCCCACCGTGAAGCCGCCCGCACCGAAGCGCGGGTTCGTGACGGGGCTGGTGCTGGACACGCAGGGCCGGCCGCTGGCGGGCGCGGAGGTGTTCATCGTGGGCACCACGTTCACGCAGGGGCAGCGGACGAGTTTCACGGCCATCAGCGGCAAGGACGGCACGTACGCGATCCGCGTGCCGGATGGCCGGTACCACGCGTCGGCCAGCGTGAAGCGGACCCTGGGCGGCGCGAGCTTCACGCTGCCGCTGCACCCGGAATCGGGCTCCCTGAACACCGAGGTTGATTCCAGTGAGGGCGGGAACCTGAACTTCCGCTGGCGCCTGACCGGCAGCAAGCCCGGCGGCGGGAAGGACTGGGATGACTACTACGGGGCGAGCGTGGACCTGAGCTACTGCGGACTGCCTGCCAAGGCGTACTGCAACGAGCGCTACGCCGAGGTGATCCGGACGGCCGCGCCGGGGGGCAGCGAGGTCACGCTGACCTTCACGCCGCAGGGCGCGCTGATCGACGGCACGGCGGGCCGCCCGGTCGTGATGACGTTCCGGGCGGCGCCCCTCTCCCCTCCCGGCGGGTACCCGTACACCGATCCGAATGGTGGGGGGCGCACCACGCTGGGGCAGGGCTGGGCGTACCACGGGGAGAACTTCAACGACCTGCCGCTGGGCGTGTACACCGTGAGTGCCGTGGCGACCACCCCGGACGGCCGCAGGGTGCCGCTGAAGCTGGGCCTGACCGACAGTGACGTGGAGCACGCGACCGTGACGCTGCGCTGGGCGTCATACGACGTGAGTGGCGGCCTGAAGCAGCTGCGGGTCTACGTCCGCGACTGA
- a CDS encoding DUF418 domain-containing protein, with protein sequence MTEPAPAPLPPDLAPPAAPEVGPVRDRATLPDVLRGAALLGILIVNMQDFAGFLEWQQRGLDRAAQVVTDTLANGRFISIFAMLFGWGASGILARRGVGVFLRRHAALLLVGALHYVLVWHGDIISNYATLALALLLVAHLSARALLVVAGALGTWWLGLGLLATAAIAGQNRPRFAFLPDLLPTYAQNVHARAAEFWPLLWEGDLFNGPWLVALFCLGAAAGKTGLLTRPAEHRPLLRRLAVGGLGVGLPLGLLLAYLNTLPSELAGTLALPVRMAGGLAGALGYVGVLGLLAASDRLGAWRLFAASGRMAMTNYLTQSVVMTLIFYPYGLGLGNWPGTGRSWGAAAGLGLSLLFGLAQLPLSAWWLSRFGRGPVESLVRWVAYGPAARQNRGHD encoded by the coding sequence ATGACCGAACCTGCCCCCGCGCCGCTGCCCCCGGACCTGGCCCCGCCCGCCGCGCCGGAGGTGGGGCCGGTGCGGGACCGGGCAACCCTGCCGGACGTGCTGCGCGGCGCGGCGCTGCTGGGCATCCTGATCGTGAACATGCAGGATTTCGCGGGCTTTCTGGAGTGGCAGCAGCGTGGCCTGGACCGCGCCGCGCAGGTCGTCACGGACACCCTGGCAAACGGGCGGTTCATCTCGATCTTCGCGATGCTGTTCGGGTGGGGCGCATCCGGCATCCTGGCGCGGCGCGGAGTTGGCGTGTTCCTGCGGCGGCACGCGGCGCTGCTGCTCGTGGGGGCGCTGCATTACGTGCTGGTGTGGCACGGGGACATCATCAGCAACTACGCGACGCTGGCGCTGGCGCTGCTGCTGGTCGCGCACCTCTCGGCCCGGGCGCTGCTGGTGGTCGCCGGCGCGCTGGGTACGTGGTGGCTGGGCCTGGGCCTGCTGGCCACCGCCGCCATCGCCGGCCAGAACCGGCCGCGCTTCGCGTTCCTGCCGGACCTGCTGCCCACCTACGCCCAGAATGTTCACGCGCGCGCCGCCGAGTTCTGGCCGCTGCTGTGGGAGGGCGACCTGTTCAACGGGCCGTGGCTGGTGGCGCTGTTCTGCCTGGGCGCCGCCGCCGGGAAGACGGGGCTGCTGACCCGCCCGGCCGAGCACCGCCCGCTTCTGCGCCGACTGGCCGTGGGGGGCCTGGGCGTGGGGCTGCCGCTGGGGCTGCTGCTGGCGTACCTCAATACCCTCCCCAGCGAGCTGGCGGGCACGCTGGCCCTGCCGGTGCGCATGGCGGGCGGGCTGGCGGGCGCACTGGGGTACGTGGGCGTGCTGGGCCTGCTGGCCGCGTCGGATCGCCTGGGGGCGTGGCGCCTCTTCGCGGCGAGCGGCCGGATGGCCATGACGAACTACCTCACCCAGAGCGTGGTCATGACCCTGATCTTCTACCCGTACGGCCTGGGACTGGGCAACTGGCCGGGCACCGGCCGCAGCTGGGGCGCGGCGGCGGGCCTGGGCCTGTCGCTGCTGTTCGGGCTGGCGCAGCTGCCGCTGAGCGCGTGGTGGCTCTCGCGCTTCGGGCGCGGCCCGGTGGAGTCGCTGGTGCGCTGGGTGGCGTACGGGCCTGCGGCCCGGCAGAATCGTGGGCATGACTGA
- a CDS encoding low molecular weight protein-tyrosine-phosphatase: MTEQAGETGRPLRVLALCLGNICRSPLAEALLRRELAAAGVPAVVDSAGTGAWHVGEAADPRSREVAARHGVTLDGRARQLDAADYYEHDVILAMDASNLQGARRLSPPNAEAHLRLMRDFDPLAPGADVPDPYYGGADGFTQMYEMLERSAREFARRAAAGALGR; the protein is encoded by the coding sequence ATGACTGAGCAGGCGGGAGAGACGGGAAGGCCGCTGCGGGTGCTGGCGCTGTGCCTGGGCAACATCTGCCGCAGCCCGCTGGCCGAGGCGCTGCTGCGCCGCGAGCTGGCGGCGGCGGGCGTGCCGGCCGTGGTGGACAGCGCCGGGACGGGCGCGTGGCATGTGGGTGAGGCGGCCGATCCGCGCAGCCGGGAGGTCGCGGCCCGCCACGGCGTGACCCTGGATGGCCGCGCGCGGCAGCTGGACGCGGCGGATTACTACGAGCATGACGTGATCCTGGCGATGGACGCCTCGAACCTGCAGGGCGCGCGCCGCCTCAGCCCGCCGAACGCGGAGGCGCACCTGCGGCTGATGCGGGACTTCGATCCGCTCGCGCCGGGCGCGGACGTGCCGGACCCGTACTACGGCGGCGCGGACGGCTTCACGCAGATGTACGAGATGCTGGAACGCAGCGCCCGCGAGTTCGCGCGGCGGGCGGCGGCGGGGGCCCTGGGCAGGTAA
- a CDS encoding protein jag encodes MDNRTNLDDYLAGLGISDADESELPPPAPDAAPSAPTLEAAPEDPRAALERFLQGLVTRIDPDLSVTVREAEDALEAEITGEHAARLAGRDGRTLGAIEVLAYTVLAKQEGRGHLRVRVDVGGFRRRQADTLTKLAERLAVQVAKSGEPHELQPMPPAERRVIHIALKEHPDVMSESVGEGAARRLIIKPRHG; translated from the coding sequence ATGGATAACCGCACGAACCTGGACGACTACCTCGCGGGGCTGGGCATCAGCGACGCGGACGAGAGCGAGCTGCCGCCGCCCGCTCCCGACGCGGCCCCCAGCGCCCCCACGCTGGAAGCCGCGCCGGAAGATCCTCGCGCGGCGCTGGAACGTTTCCTGCAGGGCCTCGTGACCCGCATCGACCCGGACCTGTCCGTCACCGTCCGCGAGGCCGAGGACGCCCTGGAAGCCGAGATCACCGGCGAGCACGCCGCGCGCCTCGCCGGGCGCGACGGCCGCACGCTGGGCGCAATCGAGGTGCTGGCGTACACGGTCCTCGCCAAGCAGGAGGGCCGCGGGCACCTGCGCGTCCGCGTGGACGTGGGCGGCTTCCGCAGGCGGCAGGCCGACACGCTGACGAAGCTCGCCGAGCGGCTGGCGGTGCAGGTCGCCAAGAGCGGCGAACCGCACGAGCTGCAGCCCATGCCGCCCGCCGAGCGCCGCGTGATCCACATCGCGCTGAAGGAGCACCCGGACGTCATGAGCGAGTCCGTGGGCGAGGGCGCCGCCCGGCGCCTGATCATCAAACCCCGGCACGGGTGA
- the prmC gene encoding peptide chain release factor N(5)-glutamine methyltransferase: MIARRAARVPLQYLLGEVEWGGVRLRCDARALVPRPETEWLLHLTLEALSPLAAPRVLDVGTGTGALALGVKAARRGAQVTATDLSPQALTLARENAALNGLEVTWVQADLLTGVPGPFDLIVSNPPYLPDADREDVQPEVTHDPELALYGGPDGLTLARRLAAQATGVLVPGGRLLLELDPRNATAFAAELRTQGWAAGTAADLTGRERFVTAQWRGAAGSALP, translated from the coding sequence CTGATCGCTCGGCGCGCGGCGCGGGTGCCCCTCCAGTACCTGCTGGGCGAGGTGGAGTGGGGCGGCGTGCGGCTGCGCTGCGACGCCCGCGCGCTGGTGCCCCGCCCGGAGACCGAGTGGCTGCTGCACCTGACCCTGGAGGCCCTCTCGCCCCTGGCGGCCCCGCGCGTGCTGGACGTGGGCACCGGGACAGGCGCACTGGCGCTGGGGGTGAAGGCCGCCCGCAGAGGCGCGCAGGTCACCGCGACCGACCTCAGCCCGCAGGCACTGACGCTGGCGCGTGAGAACGCCGCCCTGAACGGCCTGGAGGTCACGTGGGTGCAGGCCGACCTGCTGACGGGCGTGCCGGGACCGTTCGACCTGATCGTCAGCAACCCCCCGTACCTGCCCGACGCGGACCGCGAGGACGTGCAGCCGGAGGTCACGCACGACCCGGAACTCGCGCTGTACGGCGGCCCGGACGGCCTGACCCTGGCGCGGCGGCTGGCCGCGCAGGCGACCGGCGTGCTCGTGCCCGGCGGACGGCTGCTGCTGGAACTCGACCCGCGCAACGCGACAGCCTTCGCCGCCGAGCTGCGCACCCAGGGCTGGGCGGCCGGCACGGCGGCGGATCTGACGGGACGGGAACGGTTCGTGACAGCGCAGTGGCGTGGGGCGGCGGGGTCAGCCCTGCCCTAA
- a CDS encoding MFS transporter, giving the protein MTATPVPDAPLPDAPGAELTPDTTVSQRWRYAIMNFGLTIPAQTTSFLLLYYVDHLKLNPAWAATAMTFFALYNAANNPLIGFLSDRTRSRWGRRIPYVRFGALPSLLLFGLLFSAPFSGTDQPVALLVYFVVMLVLWEGFATAVGTGYLALLPEMFRTYRERTDVAWRMNAVQIFGLLVGLALPPLLAGMIGWTAMAWVFAALSAAAIFAGLGGLFERPGSSDRELGFFTALRATFTHRAFLIVVAALTMRFFATGTLAAGMGFYVRYSLGIEGGAATTILLAGAFVTAGLALYPWRTFIAPRLGPRGTLMLAFALTAASLIPLALVNSLVGAAITTVLFGAALAGLILMGDVILADVIDDDELRSGQRREGMYYGMAGFITTLSSALTSQTFGAVTRASGYDPTLTVQPGVVADGFRFFMTVPPIAGALLALAILSFYPLHGARLSAMRDALASRRTGQAAAQS; this is encoded by the coding sequence GTGACCGCCACGCCCGTCCCCGACGCGCCGCTGCCCGACGCACCCGGCGCGGAGCTGACGCCCGACACCACCGTCTCGCAGCGCTGGCGCTACGCCATCATGAATTTCGGGCTGACCATCCCCGCGCAGACCACCAGCTTCCTGCTGCTGTACTACGTGGACCACCTGAAGCTCAATCCCGCCTGGGCCGCGACCGCCATGACCTTCTTCGCGCTGTACAACGCGGCCAACAATCCCCTGATCGGTTTCCTGAGCGACCGCACCCGCAGCCGCTGGGGCCGCCGCATCCCGTACGTGCGGTTCGGGGCGCTGCCCAGCCTGCTGCTGTTCGGGCTGCTGTTCAGCGCGCCGTTCAGCGGCACCGATCAGCCGGTCGCGCTGCTCGTGTACTTCGTGGTGATGCTCGTCCTGTGGGAGGGCTTCGCCACGGCCGTGGGCACCGGGTACCTGGCGCTGCTGCCCGAGATGTTCCGCACCTACCGCGAGCGCACCGACGTCGCGTGGCGCATGAACGCCGTGCAGATCTTCGGCCTGCTCGTGGGGCTGGCGCTGCCGCCCCTGCTGGCCGGGATGATCGGCTGGACCGCCATGGCCTGGGTGTTCGCCGCGCTGTCCGCCGCCGCGATCTTCGCCGGGCTGGGCGGCCTGTTCGAGCGGCCCGGCAGCAGTGACCGCGAACTGGGCTTCTTCACCGCCCTGCGCGCCACCTTCACGCACCGCGCGTTCCTGATCGTGGTCGCGGCGCTCACCATGCGCTTCTTCGCGACCGGCACCCTGGCCGCCGGGATGGGCTTCTACGTCCGCTACAGCCTCGGCATCGAGGGCGGCGCGGCCACCACCATCCTGCTCGCCGGGGCGTTCGTGACCGCCGGACTGGCCCTGTACCCCTGGCGGACCTTCATCGCGCCGCGCCTGGGCCCGCGCGGCACCCTGATGCTGGCCTTCGCGCTGACGGCCGCCTCGCTGATCCCGCTGGCCCTCGTGAACTCCCTGGTGGGCGCGGCGATCACCACCGTGCTGTTCGGCGCGGCCCTCGCGGGCCTGATCCTGATGGGCGACGTGATCCTCGCCGACGTCATCGACGACGACGAACTCCGCAGCGGCCAGCGCCGCGAGGGCATGTACTACGGCATGGCGGGCTTCATCACCACCCTCAGCAGCGCCCTGACCTCCCAGACCTTCGGGGCCGTCACGCGTGCCAGCGGCTACGATCCTACACTGACCGTGCAGCCCGGCGTGGTCGCCGACGGCTTCCGCTTCTTCATGACCGTGCCGCCCATCGCGGGCGCGCTGCTGGCCCTGGCGATCCTGAGCTTCTACCCCCTGCACGGCGCGCGCCTGAGCGCCATGCGCGACGCCCTGGCGAGCAGGCGCACCGGGCAGGCCGCCGCCCAGAGTTAG
- a CDS encoding ChbG/HpnK family deacetylase, giving the protein MTTPALNPALAALGFSPGDRVVIFHADDLGMCEATVSGCADLFRAGTLSSASVMTPCAWAPAAADLARDLPGADLGVHLTLTSEWPTYRWAPLSTRDPQSGLIDPQGFMHASVEAAQAHAEPAAARAELEAQVSRALDWGIEVSHVDAHMGAAAHPKFLQACLDAALPRGIVPMLPRLDEAGWRSHGLGEPEAAQMAAVTRTLEARGVPLVDHLVMLPLHVGGDHLPLIEDLLLSLPAGLTHFILHPARDTPELRAICGDWAGRVANHAAFLSPDFPAMLARSGVKTTTYRALQGALRGQA; this is encoded by the coding sequence ATGACCACCCCTGCCCTCAATCCGGCCCTGGCCGCGCTGGGATTCAGTCCCGGCGACCGGGTCGTCATTTTCCACGCCGACGACCTGGGCATGTGCGAGGCCACCGTGAGCGGCTGCGCCGATCTGTTCCGGGCCGGCACGCTGAGCAGCGCGTCCGTGATGACGCCCTGCGCCTGGGCGCCCGCCGCCGCCGACCTGGCCCGCGACCTGCCCGGCGCGGACCTGGGCGTGCACCTGACCCTGACCAGCGAGTGGCCCACCTACCGCTGGGCTCCCCTGAGCACCCGCGACCCGCAGAGCGGCCTGATCGACCCGCAGGGGTTCATGCACGCCAGCGTGGAGGCCGCGCAGGCCCACGCTGAACCGGCCGCCGCGCGCGCCGAACTGGAGGCGCAGGTGAGCCGCGCCCTGGACTGGGGCATCGAGGTCTCGCACGTGGACGCGCACATGGGCGCCGCCGCGCACCCCAAATTCCTCCAGGCGTGCCTGGACGCCGCCCTGCCGCGCGGGATCGTGCCGATGCTGCCGCGCCTGGACGAGGCCGGGTGGCGTTCGCACGGGCTGGGTGAGCCGGAGGCCGCGCAGATGGCGGCCGTGACCCGCACGCTGGAGGCGCGGGGCGTGCCGCTCGTGGATCACCTCGTGATGCTGCCGCTGCACGTGGGCGGCGACCACCTGCCGCTGATCGAGGACCTGCTCCTCTCGCTTCCGGCGGGCCTGACGCACTTCATCCTGCACCCCGCGCGGGACACGCCCGAACTGCGCGCCATCTGCGGCGACTGGGCGGGGCGCGTGGCAAACCACGCCGCGTTCCTCTCGCCGGACTTCCCGGCGATGCTCGCGCGCAGCGGCGTGAAGACCACCACGTACCGCGCGCTGCAGGGCGCCCTGCGGGGTCAGGCGTGA